A window from Mesorhizobium sp. WSM2240 encodes these proteins:
- the tkt gene encoding transketolase: MSQATAIKVAPETAVSERDMANAIRALAMDGVQKANSGHPGMPMGMADVATVLFNRFITIDPSMPNWPDRDRFVLSAGHGSMLQYALHYLLGYPDMPITELQRFRQLGSRTAGHPEYGHALGIETTTGPLGQGISTAVGMALAERMLAARHGAELVDHYTYVIAGDGCLQEGISHEAIDLAGHLKLNRLIVFWDDNSISIDGPTPLSTSMDQPARFAAAGWHVQAVDGHDMEAVAEAIEAARRSDRPSLIACKTLIGKGAPNLEGSEKTHGAPLGEAEIAAARENIGWPHAPFEVPNEILWSWREIAERGQIARIEWEQRLAASPRRTAFESAISGALPDAVFEALAALRKEHVEKATKVATRKASEIALGAINEATDMTVGGSADLTHSNLTITRGMNRIAPGDYAGRYIHYGIREHGMAAAMNGIALHGGFVPYGGTFLCFADYARGAMRLSALMGQRVVYVMTHDSIGLGEDGPTHQPIEHLAMLRATPNLNVFRPADIVETAECWELALKSEGRPSVLVLSRQNLPMLRYAHTVENRSSRGAYLLRGPAGRRVVTLIATGSEVEIAVSAAERLYDQHGIAAAVVSMPSWELFEQQDLEYRRAVLGSAPRVAIEAAARLGWDRWIGEDGVFIGMTGFGASAPAADLYRHFAITPEAVAEAARKLVI; the protein is encoded by the coding sequence ATGAGCCAAGCCACCGCAATCAAGGTCGCTCCCGAAACGGCTGTCTCCGAGCGCGACATGGCGAACGCCATCCGCGCGCTGGCGATGGACGGCGTGCAGAAGGCGAATTCCGGTCATCCGGGAATGCCGATGGGCATGGCGGACGTGGCGACAGTGCTGTTCAACCGCTTCATCACGATCGATCCGTCTATGCCCAATTGGCCCGACCGCGACCGGTTCGTGCTTTCGGCCGGTCACGGCTCGATGCTGCAATACGCACTGCACTATCTTCTTGGCTATCCCGACATGCCGATCACCGAGTTGCAGCGCTTCCGCCAGCTCGGCAGCCGCACCGCCGGCCATCCCGAATACGGCCACGCGCTGGGCATCGAGACGACGACCGGCCCGCTCGGCCAGGGTATTTCGACCGCCGTGGGCATGGCGCTGGCAGAGCGCATGCTCGCTGCCCGCCATGGCGCGGAACTCGTCGACCACTACACCTATGTGATCGCAGGAGACGGTTGCCTGCAGGAAGGCATCAGCCACGAGGCGATCGACCTCGCCGGGCATCTGAAGCTCAATCGACTGATCGTCTTCTGGGACGACAATTCCATTTCCATCGACGGCCCCACTCCCCTCTCCACGTCGATGGACCAGCCGGCGCGCTTCGCAGCCGCCGGCTGGCATGTCCAAGCAGTCGACGGCCACGATATGGAAGCCGTCGCTGAGGCGATCGAAGCCGCGCGCCGCTCGGACCGGCCGTCGCTGATCGCCTGCAAGACGCTGATCGGCAAGGGCGCGCCGAATCTCGAAGGTTCGGAAAAGACCCATGGGGCGCCTTTGGGCGAGGCCGAGATCGCGGCGGCGCGGGAAAACATCGGCTGGCCGCATGCACCCTTCGAGGTGCCGAACGAGATACTCTGGTCCTGGCGCGAGATCGCCGAGCGTGGACAGATCGCCCGGATCGAGTGGGAACAGAGGCTGGCCGCGTCGCCGCGGCGCACCGCCTTCGAAAGCGCCATCTCCGGCGCCCTGCCGGACGCTGTCTTCGAGGCGCTCGCGGCCTTGCGCAAGGAACATGTCGAGAAGGCGACCAAGGTGGCGACCCGCAAGGCGTCGGAAATCGCGCTCGGTGCGATCAACGAGGCGACCGACATGACCGTCGGCGGCTCGGCCGACCTCACGCACTCGAACCTCACCATCACCAGGGGCATGAACCGCATCGCGCCGGGCGATTATGCCGGCCGCTACATCCATTACGGCATCCGCGAGCACGGTATGGCTGCGGCCATGAACGGCATCGCGCTGCATGGCGGCTTCGTGCCTTATGGCGGGACATTCCTCTGCTTCGCCGACTATGCGCGTGGCGCGATGCGTCTGTCGGCGCTGATGGGCCAGCGCGTCGTCTATGTGATGACGCATGATTCCATCGGCCTTGGCGAAGACGGCCCGACGCACCAGCCGATCGAGCATCTGGCGATGCTGCGCGCAACGCCCAACCTCAACGTCTTCCGCCCGGCCGACATCGTCGAGACCGCGGAATGCTGGGAACTGGCGCTGAAAAGCGAAGGCCGGCCGAGCGTGCTGGTGCTTTCGCGCCAGAACCTGCCGATGCTCCGATATGCACACACGGTGGAGAATCGGTCGAGCCGCGGCGCATACCTCCTGCGCGGGCCGGCTGGACGCCGCGTCGTGACGCTGATCGCCACCGGCTCGGAGGTCGAAATCGCGGTTTCGGCTGCGGAGAGGCTTTATGACCAGCACGGCATCGCCGCAGCGGTCGTCTCGATGCCTTCCTGGGAACTATTCGAGCAGCAGGACCTGGAATACCGCCGCGCAGTGCTCGGCTCGGCCCCGCGCGTGGCGATCGAGGCCGCCGCCCGGCTCGGATGGGACCGCTGGATCGGCGAGGACGGCGTGTTCATCGGCATGACCGGTTTCGGCGCCAGCGCACCCGCCGCCGATCTCTACAGGCATTTCGCAATCACGCCCGAAGCAGTCGCCGAAGCGGCTCGCAAGCTTGTCATCTGA
- the fba gene encoding class II fructose-bisphosphate aldolase (catalyzes the reversible aldol condensation of dihydroxyacetonephosphate and glyceraldehyde 3-phosphate in the Calvin cycle, glycolysis, and/or gluconeogenesis) — MARITLRQLLDHAAEHGYGVPAFNINNMEQGLAIMEAAKACDAPVIIQASRGARSYANDIMLAKMIDALAEIHPQIPVCMHQDHGNDEATCLTAIRHGFTSVMMDGSLEADAKTPASYEYNVAITERVARMAHWVGASVEGELGVLGSLESGQGEAEDGHGAEGALSHDQLLTDPDQAVDFVMRTKVDALAIACGTSHGAYKFTRQPDGDILAMHVIEEIHNKLPNTHLVMHGSSSVPQELQDVINKFGGRMPQTYGVPVEEIERGIRHGVRKVNIDTDCRMAMAGQFRRIAMENPGEFDPRKFLKPAMDAMRDLCRDRLERFGAAGNASKIKVIAMDEMAKRYTAGKLDPQIATAKAA; from the coding sequence ATGGCCCGTATCACCCTTCGCCAGCTTCTCGACCACGCCGCCGAACATGGCTACGGCGTGCCGGCGTTCAACATCAACAATATGGAACAGGGTCTCGCCATCATGGAAGCGGCCAAGGCCTGCGACGCGCCGGTGATCATTCAGGCGTCGCGCGGCGCGCGCAGCTACGCCAACGACATCATGCTGGCCAAGATGATCGACGCGCTGGCCGAAATCCATCCGCAGATCCCGGTCTGCATGCATCAGGACCACGGCAACGACGAAGCGACCTGTTTGACGGCCATCCGCCACGGCTTCACGTCGGTGATGATGGACGGCTCGCTCGAGGCCGACGCCAAGACTCCGGCGAGCTACGAATACAATGTCGCCATCACCGAGCGCGTGGCGCGCATGGCGCATTGGGTCGGCGCTTCAGTCGAAGGCGAGCTCGGCGTGCTCGGCTCGCTGGAGAGCGGCCAGGGCGAGGCAGAGGACGGTCATGGGGCGGAAGGCGCGCTGTCGCACGACCAACTGCTGACCGATCCCGACCAGGCTGTGGATTTCGTCATGCGCACCAAGGTCGATGCGCTGGCGATCGCCTGCGGGACGTCACATGGCGCATACAAGTTTACCAGGCAGCCGGATGGCGACATTCTGGCGATGCACGTCATCGAGGAAATTCATAACAAGCTGCCGAACACGCACCTCGTCATGCACGGTTCCTCTTCAGTGCCGCAGGAACTGCAGGACGTGATCAACAAATTCGGCGGCCGCATGCCGCAGACCTATGGCGTGCCCGTGGAAGAAATCGAGCGCGGCATCCGCCACGGCGTGCGCAAGGTCAATATCGATACCGACTGCCGCATGGCGATGGCCGGCCAGTTCCGCCGCATCGCGATGGAAAACCCGGGCGAGTTCGACCCGCGCAAATTCCTGAAACCGGCGATGGACGCCATGCGCGACCTCTGCCGCGACCGGCTCGAACGTTTCGGCGCGGCCGGCAACGCCTCCAAGATCAAGGTCATCGCGATGGACGAGATGGCCAAACGCTACACCGCGGGAAAGCTCGACCCGCAGATCGCAACCGCCAAGGCCGCCTGA
- a CDS encoding form I ribulose bisphosphate carboxylase large subunit, with protein sequence MDSKSQTVTGAERYRSGVMEYKKMGYWEPDYEPKDTDIISVFRITPQDGVDPIEAAAAVAGESSTATWTVVWTDRLTATEKYRAKAYRVDPVPNAPGQYFAYIAYDLDLFEPGSIANLTASIIGNVFGFKPLKALRLEDMRLPVAYVKTFQGPATGIVVERERLDKFGRPLLGATVKPKLGLSGRNYGRVVYEALKGGLDFTKDDENINSQPFMHWRERFLYCMEAVNKAQAETGEIKGTYLNVTAATMEDMYERAEFAKELGSNIVMIDLVIGYTAIQSMAKWARRNDMILHLHRAGHSTYTRQKSHGVSFRVIAKWMRLAGVDHIHAGTVVGKLEGDPATTKGYYDICREDFNPMRLENGVFFDQHWASLNKLMPVASGGIHAGQMHQLLDLLGEDVVLQFGGGTIGHPMGIAAGATANRVALECMILARNEGRDIVRDGPEILQNAAKSCLPLKQALEIWKDVTFNYASTDSPDFVPVATAAE encoded by the coding sequence ATGGACAGCAAGTCCCAGACCGTCACCGGCGCCGAGCGCTACAGATCAGGCGTCATGGAATACAAGAAGATGGGCTATTGGGAGCCCGACTACGAGCCGAAGGATACCGATATTATCTCGGTGTTCCGGATCACGCCGCAGGACGGTGTCGATCCGATCGAGGCCGCGGCGGCGGTCGCCGGCGAATCCTCCACCGCGACCTGGACGGTGGTCTGGACCGACCGCCTGACCGCGACGGAAAAGTACCGCGCCAAGGCATACCGGGTTGACCCGGTGCCGAATGCGCCTGGCCAGTACTTCGCCTACATCGCCTATGACCTCGATTTGTTCGAGCCGGGCTCGATCGCCAACCTGACGGCCTCGATCATCGGCAACGTGTTCGGCTTCAAGCCGCTGAAGGCGCTGAGGCTCGAGGACATGAGGCTCCCCGTCGCTTATGTGAAGACGTTCCAGGGACCGGCGACCGGTATCGTGGTCGAACGCGAGCGGCTCGACAAGTTCGGCCGGCCGCTGCTCGGCGCGACCGTCAAGCCGAAGCTCGGCCTGTCGGGCCGCAATTACGGCCGCGTCGTCTATGAGGCGCTGAAGGGCGGGCTCGACTTCACCAAGGACGACGAGAACATCAACTCGCAGCCCTTCATGCATTGGCGCGAGCGCTTCCTCTACTGCATGGAGGCGGTCAACAAGGCGCAGGCCGAGACGGGCGAGATCAAGGGGACCTACCTCAACGTCACGGCCGCGACGATGGAGGACATGTACGAGCGAGCCGAATTCGCCAAGGAACTCGGCTCCAACATCGTCATGATCGACCTGGTCATCGGCTACACGGCGATCCAGTCGATGGCGAAGTGGGCGCGCCGGAACGACATGATCCTGCATCTCCACCGCGCCGGACATTCGACCTATACGCGCCAGAAGAGCCACGGCGTCTCGTTCCGGGTTATCGCCAAGTGGATGCGGCTCGCGGGCGTCGACCACATCCATGCCGGCACCGTGGTCGGCAAACTGGAGGGCGACCCAGCGACGACGAAGGGCTACTACGACATCTGCCGCGAGGATTTTAATCCGATGCGGCTGGAAAACGGCGTGTTCTTCGATCAGCACTGGGCCTCGCTCAACAAGCTGATGCCGGTCGCTTCCGGCGGCATCCATGCCGGGCAGATGCACCAGCTTCTCGACCTGCTCGGCGAGGATGTCGTGCTGCAGTTCGGCGGCGGCACCATCGGCCATCCGATGGGGATCGCGGCGGGCGCCACTGCCAATCGCGTCGCGCTCGAATGCATGATCCTTGCCCGCAACGAGGGCCGTGACATCGTCCGAGACGGACCCGAAATCCTGCAGAACGCGGCGAAGTCCTGCCTGCCGCTAAAGCAGGCGCTCGAAATCTGGAAGGACGTGACCTTCAACTACGCTTCGACCGATTCGCCGGATTTCGTGCCGGTAGCGACCGCTGCGGAGTAG
- a CDS encoding ribulose bisphosphate carboxylase small subunit, giving the protein MRITQGTFSFLPDLTDDQIRAQVQYCIDNKWAVSLEFTDDPHPRNTYWDMWGHPMFDNPDAAALMMELKECRKVYSDRYIRVVAFDSTHGWESVKLSFIVNRPAEEPGYRLERQEGAGRMVRYTTKPYAADKPAGSRYA; this is encoded by the coding sequence ATGCGTATCACCCAGGGGACCTTTTCCTTCCTCCCCGACCTCACCGACGACCAGATCAGAGCGCAGGTGCAGTACTGCATCGACAACAAATGGGCGGTCAGCCTGGAATTCACTGACGACCCGCATCCGCGCAACACTTACTGGGACATGTGGGGCCACCCGATGTTCGACAATCCGGATGCCGCGGCGCTGATGATGGAGCTGAAGGAGTGCCGCAAGGTCTATAGCGACCGCTACATCCGTGTCGTCGCCTTCGATTCCACCCATGGCTGGGAATCGGTGAAGCTCTCCTTCATCGTCAACCGCCCGGCCGAGGAACCCGGCTACCGGCTGGAGCGGCAGGAGGGCGCGGGCCGCATGGTTCGCTATACCACCAAGCCTTATGCGGCCGACAAGCCGGCAGGAAGCAGGTACGCTTGA
- the cbbX gene encoding CbbX protein has product MPATAEATPETPPPEIPTAIDLREEFESSGVKDVLEELDRDLIGLAPVKKRIRETAALLLVERARRRMGLAHETPTLHMSFTGNPGTGKTTVALRMADLLHRLGYIRKGHLVSVTRDDLVGQYIGHTAPKTKEILKKAMGGVLFIDEAYYLYRPENERDYGQEAIEILLQVMENQRDDLVVILAGYAQRMDRFFESNPGFRSRIAHHIDFPDYTDEELFRIAETMLGTQNYHLDRPAGEALTAYIAKRRAQPHFANARSIRNALDRARLRQANRLFESASGPLDAAALSTISAEDITASRVFSMKPRDKDGD; this is encoded by the coding sequence ATGCCCGCGACTGCCGAAGCCACACCGGAAACTCCGCCGCCGGAAATTCCCACCGCCATCGATCTGCGCGAGGAGTTCGAATCCTCAGGCGTCAAAGATGTGCTGGAAGAGCTCGACCGCGACCTGATCGGGCTCGCGCCGGTCAAGAAGCGCATCCGCGAGACGGCGGCTCTCCTGCTGGTCGAGCGCGCCCGCCGGCGGATGGGCCTCGCCCACGAGACCCCTACCCTGCACATGAGTTTCACGGGCAATCCCGGCACAGGCAAGACCACGGTCGCCCTTCGGATGGCCGACTTGCTGCACCGGCTGGGCTATATCCGCAAGGGCCACTTGGTTTCGGTCACCCGCGATGATCTGGTCGGCCAGTATATCGGCCACACCGCGCCGAAGACCAAGGAGATACTGAAGAAGGCGATGGGCGGCGTGCTGTTCATCGATGAAGCCTACTATCTCTACCGGCCCGAAAACGAGCGCGACTACGGCCAGGAGGCGATCGAGATCCTGCTGCAGGTGATGGAAAACCAGCGCGACGACCTGGTAGTCATCCTGGCGGGTTATGCGCAGCGCATGGACCGGTTCTTCGAGAGCAATCCGGGCTTCCGTTCGCGCATTGCGCATCACATCGACTTCCCGGATTATACCGACGAGGAGTTGTTCAGGATCGCGGAGACTATGCTCGGCACCCAGAACTACCACCTGGATAGGCCGGCGGGCGAGGCCCTGACCGCCTATATAGCGAAGCGCCGCGCCCAGCCGCATTTCGCCAATGCCCGCTCGATCCGTAATGCACTCGACCGGGCCCGGCTCAGGCAAGCGAACCGCCTATTCGAGAGCGCCAGCGGGCCGCTGGACGCCGCGGCATTGTCGACGATCTCGGCAGAGGATATTACCGCGAGCCGGGTGTTCTCGATGAAGCCGCGCGACAAGGATGGAGACTGA
- the rpe gene encoding ribulose-phosphate 3-epimerase, with product MTKKTIIAPSILSSDFSRLGDEVEAVAAAGADWIHLDVMDGHFVPNITFGPPVIKAIRNRTNKVFDCHLMIAPADPYLAAFAEAGCDIITVHAEAGPHLDRSLQTIKNLGKKAGVSLNPSTPESVIEYVLDRLDLVLLMTVNPGFGGQAFIPAVVEKVKRVKAMIGQRPIDIEIDGGVTPETAPLVTAAGANVLVAGSAVFKGGTEASYRANIESIRDAADGATRKAA from the coding sequence ATGACGAAGAAGACCATTATCGCCCCCTCTATCCTGTCCTCGGATTTTTCCCGGCTCGGAGACGAGGTCGAGGCAGTCGCGGCGGCAGGAGCCGATTGGATCCATCTCGATGTGATGGACGGGCATTTCGTGCCGAACATCACCTTCGGTCCGCCGGTCATCAAGGCAATCCGCAACCGCACCAATAAGGTATTCGACTGCCATCTGATGATCGCGCCGGCAGATCCTTATCTGGCCGCCTTCGCCGAGGCCGGCTGCGACATCATCACCGTGCATGCCGAGGCCGGGCCGCATCTCGACCGCTCGCTGCAGACGATCAAGAATCTGGGCAAGAAGGCCGGCGTCTCTCTCAACCCGTCGACGCCGGAAAGCGTCATCGAATATGTGCTCGATAGGCTCGACCTCGTGCTCCTGATGACTGTCAATCCGGGTTTCGGCGGCCAGGCCTTCATCCCGGCGGTCGTGGAGAAGGTGAAGCGCGTAAAGGCGATGATCGGGCAGCGTCCGATCGACATCGAAATCGACGGCGGCGTTACCCCGGAGACCGCGCCGCTGGTTACTGCGGCGGGCGCGAACGTCCTTGTTGCAGGCTCCGCGGTGTTCAAGGGCGGAACCGAAGCTTCCTATCGCGCCAACATCGAATCGATCAGAGACGCCGCCGACGGCGCGACCAGGAAGGCGGCGTAA
- a CDS encoding thioredoxin family protein — MAAIPPVCDFGWPAVDATLPGVDGKMHSIFDQAGPNGLVVAFICNHCPYVKAVIGRIVRDAEDLKAEGIGYVAISSNDSEAYPDDSFGNMKLFAAAHGFSFPYLHDEDQAVARAYGAACTPDFFGFNSEFTLQYRGRLDASRKETGAPDLRRDLFEGMKQVARTGNGPKDQIASVGCSIKWKESA, encoded by the coding sequence ATGGCGGCAATCCCACCGGTCTGCGATTTCGGCTGGCCCGCAGTCGATGCCACGCTCCCCGGCGTCGACGGAAAAATGCACTCGATCTTCGATCAGGCCGGTCCCAACGGGCTGGTCGTGGCGTTCATCTGCAATCACTGCCCCTATGTGAAAGCGGTCATCGGGCGCATCGTCAGGGACGCCGAGGACCTTAAGGCCGAGGGGATCGGATACGTCGCAATCAGTTCCAACGATTCGGAAGCCTACCCGGACGATTCCTTTGGCAATATGAAGCTGTTCGCCGCCGCACACGGCTTCAGCTTTCCTTATCTCCACGACGAGGATCAGGCAGTAGCGCGCGCCTATGGCGCCGCATGCACGCCGGATTTCTTTGGCTTCAACAGCGAATTCACGCTGCAATATCGCGGCCGCCTCGACGCCTCGCGCAAGGAGACCGGCGCACCCGATCTCCGCCGCGATCTTTTCGAAGGGATGAAACAGGTCGCCCGGACCGGCAACGGACCAAAGGACCAGATCGCCTCCGTCGGGTGCTCGATCAAATGGAAGGAATCCGCATGA
- the gph gene encoding phosphoglycolate phosphatase (PGP is an essential enzyme in the glycolate salvage pathway in higher organisms (photorespiration in plants). Phosphoglycolate results from the oxidase activity of RubisCO in the Calvin cycle when concentrations of carbon dioxide are low relative to oxygen. This enzyme is a member of the Haloacid Dehalogenase (HAD) superfamily of aspartate-nucleophile hydrolase enzymes (PF00702).), with translation MSGSGDASFRLPKAILFDLDGTLIDSAPDITCAVNELLEGRDLPPLTLPQVQSMIGNGVEKLVERAFAASGRPLSKAGLEEANRDMTPIYRRHITRWTRPMPGAVETLAQLHVAGIRLGVATNKPQAATREILLHFGMLERLGAIVGGDAVTRKKPAPEALLLALERLETVPQDALMVGDSITDVEAARAAGVPVILIRGGYSQVPVDELGADLVCASLLDLPAALNGLRSAA, from the coding sequence ATGAGCGGCAGCGGTGATGCGTCGTTTCGATTGCCCAAGGCTATCCTGTTCGATCTCGACGGAACGCTGATCGACTCCGCGCCGGACATAACCTGCGCCGTCAACGAATTGCTGGAGGGCAGAGATCTTCCGCCGCTGACGCTTCCGCAGGTCCAGTCGATGATCGGAAACGGCGTGGAAAAGCTGGTGGAGCGGGCCTTTGCCGCCTCAGGCCGGCCGCTGTCGAAAGCCGGGCTTGAGGAAGCCAATCGCGATATGACGCCGATCTATCGCCGCCATATCACCCGCTGGACGCGCCCGATGCCCGGCGCGGTCGAAACGCTGGCGCAATTGCACGTAGCAGGCATCCGGCTCGGCGTCGCAACCAACAAGCCGCAAGCCGCCACGCGAGAAATCCTGCTGCATTTCGGGATGCTCGAACGTCTTGGAGCGATTGTCGGCGGAGACGCAGTCACGCGCAAGAAGCCGGCCCCAGAAGCCCTACTGCTGGCCTTGGAGCGCCTGGAGACCGTGCCGCAGGACGCCTTGATGGTAGGCGACAGCATTACCGACGTAGAGGCAGCACGGGCAGCGGGCGTGCCCGTCATCCTTATCCGCGGCGGCTATTCGCAAGTTCCGGTCGACGAACTCGGAGCGGATCTGGTCTGCGCCAGCCTGCTCGACCTGCCGGCAGCGCTGAACGGATTGCGCAGCGCCGCCTGA
- a CDS encoding cytochrome c family protein, which produces MRVAAFLTAISIATLSTGQSLAQDAAAGEKVFAKCKACHVADTDQNKIGPTLKGVIGRTAGTLEGYKFSPAMVEAGKGGLVWDDATLTEYLKAPKTMVKGTKMAFAGLKKDEDLADVIAYLKQFP; this is translated from the coding sequence ATGCGCGTTGCCGCGTTTTTAACCGCTATCTCGATCGCGACCCTGTCCACGGGCCAATCGCTGGCTCAGGATGCCGCCGCCGGCGAAAAAGTGTTCGCCAAATGCAAGGCCTGCCATGTCGCCGACACCGATCAAAACAAGATCGGGCCAACGCTGAAGGGCGTGATCGGCCGGACCGCCGGCACACTTGAAGGCTACAAATTTTCTCCGGCCATGGTCGAGGCCGGCAAGGGCGGTCTTGTCTGGGACGACGCGACATTGACCGAATACCTCAAGGCCCCGAAGACAATGGTCAAGGGCACGAAGATGGCGTTCGCCGGCCTCAAGAAGGACGAGGATCTCGCCGACGTCATCGCCTATCTCAAGCAATTCCCCTGA
- a CDS encoding ABC transporter substrate-binding protein translates to MVISRRGALRLAALGMAAMLSATGAARAEAKVRVGVLKFGTVSWELDTLKHHKFDAANGIDLEILYFAGEDATNVAMLAGEIDIIVSDWLWVSRQRSEGVDLTLAPYSTAVGAIMVRQESPVRTIVDLKQKKIGVAGGPLDKSWLLIQALASRDYGLDLADNNNIVFGAPPLLSEKAMQGELDAVLNFWHFCARLEANGFRRLVGADDAAKALGASGAVSALGYVFHEKWADENPDAARGFIKASAEAKDLLARSDAEWLRLAPLVRAEGAELEKLRDRYREGIPTRPVAEEEADAARLYQVLAEIGGEKLVGPSPEMAPGTFWRGLSR, encoded by the coding sequence ATGGTGATTTCGAGACGCGGCGCCCTCCGCCTTGCGGCGCTCGGAATGGCCGCGATGCTTAGCGCGACCGGCGCGGCTCGCGCCGAGGCCAAGGTCCGCGTAGGCGTGTTGAAATTCGGCACCGTAAGCTGGGAACTCGACACGCTGAAGCATCACAAATTCGACGCAGCCAACGGGATCGATCTCGAAATCTTGTATTTCGCCGGCGAGGACGCCACCAATGTCGCCATGCTGGCCGGCGAGATCGATATCATCGTCTCCGACTGGCTTTGGGTGTCGCGGCAGCGCTCCGAAGGCGTGGACCTGACGCTGGCCCCCTACTCCACCGCGGTCGGCGCGATCATGGTCAGGCAGGAATCGCCGGTTCGGACGATCGTCGACCTGAAGCAGAAGAAGATCGGCGTTGCTGGAGGTCCGCTCGACAAGAGCTGGCTGCTCATCCAGGCGCTCGCCAGCCGCGATTATGGCCTGGACCTGGCTGACAACAACAACATCGTCTTCGGCGCGCCGCCGCTCCTTTCAGAAAAGGCAATGCAGGGCGAACTCGATGCGGTGCTGAATTTCTGGCATTTTTGCGCCCGGCTCGAAGCCAACGGCTTTCGCCGTCTGGTTGGGGCCGACGATGCTGCCAAGGCGCTCGGAGCTTCAGGTGCGGTGTCGGCGCTTGGTTACGTCTTCCACGAGAAATGGGCGGATGAAAACCCGGACGCCGCCCGAGGCTTCATCAAGGCTTCGGCGGAGGCCAAGGACTTGCTGGCCAGATCGGACGCCGAATGGCTGCGCCTTGCTCCGCTCGTGCGCGCCGAGGGGGCGGAACTGGAAAAGCTGCGTGACCGCTACCGCGAGGGCATTCCCACACGCCCGGTGGCCGAGGAAGAGGCCGACGCCGCCAGGCTCTACCAGGTGCTCGCCGAGATCGGCGGCGAGAAACTGGTCGGCCCCTCACCGGAAATGGCGCCCGGCACATTCTGGCGGGGGCTGTCGAGATGA
- a CDS encoding ABC transporter permease, translated as MTAPGNDDGGITTAGASLPARSGRRAIAVPAFTVAASLLGLLLLWSFAAEAWPSRAFPPPDQVWRVLLNDTATGELPYHLGVTLGRVAAAFVVAMVVGSVIGVLLGIHRRADQFFNPWVVLFLNIPALVIIVLAYIWFGLNEAAAIGAVAVNKIPNVVVTVREGARALDPRYAEMAAVYRFGPLERLRHILLPQLQPYLAAASRSGIALIWKIVLVVELLGRSNGVGFQIYLHFQLFDVATILAYTLAFVAVMLIIELLLVQPVERHATRWRRRPA; from the coding sequence ATGACGGCGCCGGGCAACGACGACGGCGGAATTACCACGGCGGGCGCATCGCTGCCCGCCCGTTCAGGCCGGCGCGCAATCGCCGTGCCGGCATTCACCGTGGCTGCGTCGCTGCTCGGTCTGCTTCTCCTGTGGAGCTTTGCGGCGGAGGCTTGGCCGAGTCGCGCTTTTCCGCCCCCGGACCAGGTCTGGCGCGTGCTTTTAAACGACACTGCGACCGGCGAACTGCCTTACCACCTCGGTGTAACGCTCGGCCGGGTCGCGGCAGCGTTCGTCGTTGCGATGGTGGTCGGCTCGGTCATCGGCGTCCTGCTGGGCATCCATCGCCGAGCGGACCAGTTCTTCAATCCCTGGGTCGTCCTGTTCCTCAACATTCCCGCCTTGGTCATCATCGTGCTCGCCTATATCTGGTTCGGCCTCAACGAGGCGGCGGCGATCGGCGCGGTGGCGGTGAACAAGATCCCGAACGTCGTCGTGACCGTGCGCGAAGGCGCAAGGGCGCTCGACCCGCGCTACGCAGAGATGGCCGCGGTCTATCGTTTCGGCCCATTGGAGCGGCTGCGCCACATCCTGCTGCCGCAGCTTCAGCCTTATCTCGCTGCGGCTTCGCGCTCCGGCATCGCCCTGATCTGGAAAATCGTGCTGGTGGTCGAACTGCTCGGCCGCTCGAACGGCGTGGGCTTCCAGATCTATCTCCACTTCCAGCTCTTCGATGTCGCCACCATCCTCGCCTATACGCTGGCGTTCGTGGCCGTCATGCTCATCATCGAACTCCTACTGGTGCAGCCCGTTGAACGACATGCAACCCGTTGGCGTCGCCGCCCCGCTTAG